The sequence below is a genomic window from Methanobrevibacter sp. V74.
TAATAATATTTAAAATAAACTATTAATAATTATTAAAATTAGATATAAATAAATTAAAATTAATTAATAAAGTATTAAAATAAATAATAATGGATTAAAGCAAAATAAATCAAAATTAGCAATTTTCAATGAATAAACAATGATAAAAAAAATAAAAAATCTTAAGTTTCTAGGAATGTATATTAGGGGGGGTGCAAATGAATTATTTTAATATATTTTTAGCAAAAATAAGTAAATTTAAACGGAATAATTTTTTCAATTATTCAATATAATTTTCTAAAAAAAACAAGATTTTTACAAAACTTTAAATATTAATTATAATTAATTTAGAATTTAGGTAAATTATGAGTCAAGTGAAATCGATTTTTAATAATATGGGTTGGCTATTTATTCCACAAATATTAAGTAGTATTTGTGGTTTTATATGGACCGTTTTAATAGCTAATTACCTTGGAGTTAATGGAAATGGTATTTTAGGATTTGCTATTTCATTAAGTGAAATTCTAGCAGTCACAACCGATTTTGGCATAAGCACCCATATTGTTCGTCATGTTTCAACAGACTACTCACAAGCCCCCAAGTATTTAGGTAATGCAATCCCTTTAAAAAGTTTATTTGGAATAGGAACATTTATCCTAACATTAATAATTTTAATAATTCTAAAAACTGATGAACTTACAATTACAATCACATTATTGTTTACTATAGAAATGATTATTAATTCATTCAAAGGATTGTTTAACGGATGTTTTCAAGCTTTTGAAGAAGGAAAATATCAGGGAATTGGAAATATCCTAACAACAGCCTTATTATTTATTTTTATATTAATAGCAATCTTCACAGATTTAGGAATTTACGGAATAACACTAGCATACGTTATTTCCAATTTAATAGTACTAGTATACACCTATGGTGCTTTAAGAAAACATATTGCCCGCCCTAAATTTGAGATCAATACTACTTTCTGGAAAAAGCTTACAATAGTTGCTCTACCTTTTGCAGCTACTGGAATACTCTATTCCATATATTATTCAATCGATGTAATCATGTTAAAAGCACTTGTTGGAAACTATGCAACCGGAATTTATAATGCAACATACAAACTAGTTTCTGTTTTAACACTATTTTATTCAATTTACACAGCAGTAATATTCCCAGTCATGAGCAAATTCTTTAAAAATGATGAAACCCTTCTGATTGTAAGTTTTGAAAAATCAATCAAATACTTAATGTTTATCATAATCCCACTGGCTTTTGCAACAGTATATTACTCAGCAGATGTCATCCATCTAATTTATCCAAAAGGAGAGTTCGCTAATGCATCATCTGTTTTAAACATACTTATCTGGACAGTTTGCCTATTATTCCTAAGTGGAGCATGCAACATATTATTAAACGCATCACATAAAGAAGTAGCAGTTACAAGAATATATTTAATTGCAGCTACTTTTAATGTAGTCTTAAACTTGTTCATGATTCCAAAGTATTCTTATAATGGAGCAGCAATAACAACAGTATTAAGTGATATCATTATTGTATTATTACAGTCATATGTAATTTACAAGCTAGGATTCAGACCTAATAAAAGATTATATAAGGATTTAGCTAAAATAATAATAGGATCAATATTTATAAGTATTATTCTTAACGTTTTACATATGGACATGTTTTTAGCAATACCCGTGAGTATAACAATCTACTTAATAATCATGTATTTATTAAATATTTTAGATAATGATGATAAATATGTTATAAAAGAAATCATTGGCAAAAATTAAAATAGGTAATTATTATTAGATTTTTAAGAGTAGCAAAGTAATTAGAAAGGAACTGCTGGTTAAATTATCAAGATAAATGTAGTCATAGTTTCCTGAATAGCTACTGCTCCTTTTATTGTAATTGCTCATTACAATATTGATTTGTAATTCTGCCTGCAATGTCATGATTAAAATTTTATTATTTATTTTATATAAAATATATAATAACAAAAGTAATATTTATTAAAGACAATGAAAAAAGGCAACAAGTTAAGATATTTAAAAGATAGCATACCTTTTAGTTTCATGACATAACTTTTTTGAGATTTTAGCAAATTATGACATACAAAAGTTGCCGTGACATAACTTTCAGGAATAATGTGACATAACACTTCAAAAGTGACATACATTCCTTCAAAATTGTGACATAACATTCTGCTTTGTGACATACGATTTATTAAAATGTGACATAACAAATATACTATATGATAACTAATTATTTTTCAAAATTAACGAAACGTTTTAACTCAGTTAATGAAATATTAGGAGAATCATCATAAAAACCATTTTCTGATTTTTCTATTTCATTATTATAAACTTCTGCTTGTGCATCAGTAAATTCTTCATTTTCATTGTAATGTACAAGTAAATTTACAATAACATCATCAAAGCTTTCATCTTGTGCAAATAATTTAAATAATGCTGCACGAGTATCTGTTGAAACAATAATATGTTCATTCATGATAATTCCTCAAATTGTTTTTACAGATTATTGTATCAAACACCCGATAAATTTTTTTCTATTATAGTTAATACTGAATGTTTTCAGTTGAATTATTCAAAACAAAAAGGAATAGCCACACTAAAAATCAAAAACCTAAAAAAAGGCAAATACAACATCTACACACAATACACCAAATCAAAAATAAAAAACACAATAACAATCAAATAAAAAAAAAAGAATAAGGAACCACCAACACTTCCTTATTTTATAACCTTTTTTATTATAGTTTTTCTCTAAAAGTTTATACTATTTAGATCATGCCAATTTTTCATAAAAATGATTTTTCTTTCAATAATTTCATAGAATTTGTTCTCAAATATTTTTATTAATTCTTTTTCAGAATTATTAATTGGTTTTATATATTGTTTTTTTTGATTACTCTTTAAACATCTTCAATGGGGCTTAAATCAGGACAATATTGTTTTAAATATATTAGAT
It includes:
- a CDS encoding flippase, with protein sequence MSQVKSIFNNMGWLFIPQILSSICGFIWTVLIANYLGVNGNGILGFAISLSEILAVTTDFGISTHIVRHVSTDYSQAPKYLGNAIPLKSLFGIGTFILTLIILIILKTDELTITITLLFTIEMIINSFKGLFNGCFQAFEEGKYQGIGNILTTALLFIFILIAIFTDLGIYGITLAYVISNLIVLVYTYGALRKHIARPKFEINTTFWKKLTIVALPFAATGILYSIYYSIDVIMLKALVGNYATGIYNATYKLVSVLTLFYSIYTAVIFPVMSKFFKNDETLLIVSFEKSIKYLMFIIIPLAFATVYYSADVIHLIYPKGEFANASSVLNILIWTVCLLFLSGACNILLNASHKEVAVTRIYLIAATFNVVLNLFMIPKYSYNGAAITTVLSDIIIVLLQSYVIYKLGFRPNKRLYKDLAKIIIGSIFISIILNVLHMDMFLAIPVSITIYLIIMYLLNILDNDDKYVIKEIIGKN